The proteins below are encoded in one region of Syngnathus acus chromosome 2, fSynAcu1.2, whole genome shotgun sequence:
- the zgc:198371 gene encoding XK-related protein 7: MAAKSDGAAVPSRTQIPADCPSRPDRQPPQSLHAEQRYSPADCCWTLGALLVFFSDGASDLWLAADYYLRREYWCFALTLVFVIVPSVVVQVLSFRWFAYDFSDTPESGTAAAAVVAASSGADTNDLNAKDGGERGAGRSAAAAAGVLPGPATVGRARGCCRVFVWLFQAVVHILQLAQVWRYVRALYLGVQSRWHREPERRHYYRRMMFESADISILRLLESFLKSAPQLVLQLSIMIITGRVLPLQGLSASASLMSLAWMVASYQKVLRDSRDDKLPMSYKAVMVQILWHLFTIGARALAFALFASVFQLYFGIFIVAHWCIMTFWIIQGETDFCMSKWEEIIYNMMVGIVYVFCWFSVREGRTRCRMLTYSLTVFIENVALTATWYLYRDPRSSDFYAVVMVCVVASSYALGTFFMFVYYCLLHPDGPVSSWGYIVEKQAAVETPVSPMSSLPPDVVSSPPRTLQRIKDREQGSGLDGDVFQVRPPRGPRAPVRHPSPRTEGPVIRIDLPRKSYPAWDAHYIDRRLRKTILVLESAAPVAPRIQYRCLGTPKEVMEYETTV; encoded by the exons ATGGCTGCGAAATCTGACGGTGCCGCCGTCCCTTCGCGAACCCAAATCCCGGCCGACTGTCCCTCCAGGCCGGACCGGCAGCCTCCGCAGAGCCTCCACGCCGAGCAGCGCTACTCCCCGGCGGACTGCTGCTGGACACTGGGCGCCCTTTTGGTCTTCTTTTCGGACGGGGCCTCAGACCTGTGGCTGGCCGCCGACTACTACCTCCGGAGGGAGTACTGGTGCTTTGCTCTGACTCTAGTATTTGTGATTGTCCCCTCCGTGGTGGTGCAGGTGTTGAGTTTTCGATGGTTCGCCTACGATTTTTCCGATACGCCGGAGAGCGGCACGGCGGCGGCCGCTGTAGTGGCGGCGTCGTCCGGGGCGGATACGAACGACTTGAACGCCAAGGACGGCGGCGAACGGGGCGCTGGCCGCTCCGCCGCGGCTGCAGCCGGGGTGCTGCCCGGGCCGGCCACCGTGGGCCGAGCCCGGGGATGCTGCAGAGTGTTCGTGTGGCTCTTCCAAGCCGTCGTTCACATCCTCCAGCTGGCACAAGTGTGGAG GTACGTCCGAGCCTTGTATTTGGGCGTGCAGAGTCGCTGGCACAGGGAACCCGAGCGGCGGCACTATTACCGGCGCATGATGTTCGAGAGCGCCGACATCAGCATCCTGCGTCTGCTGGAGTCCTTCCTGAAAAGTGCCCCCCAGCTGGTGCTGCAGCTCTCCATCATGATCATCACCGGTCGGGTGCTGCCTCTTCAGG GACTTTCGGCCTCCGCCTCTCTGATGTCCCTCGCCTGGATGGTGGCCTCTTATCAAAAAGTCTTGAGGGACTCCAGAGATGATAAGCTCCCCATGAGCTACAAGGCGGTCATGGTTCAGATCCTGTGGCATCTTTTCACCATCGGGGCCCGAGCTCTCGCCTTCGCTCTCTTCGCCTCCGTGTTCCAGCTCTACTTTGGCATCTTCATCGTGGCGCACTGGTGCATCATGACCTTTTGGATAATTCAAGGCGAGACAGACTTCTGCATGTCCAAGTGGGAGGAGATCATCTACAACATGATGGTGGGCATCGTGTACGTGTTCTGCTGGTTCAGCGTGAGGGAGGGCCGCACTCGCTGCAGGATGCTCACCTACAGCCTGACGGTGTTCATTGAGAACGTGGCCCTCACCGCCACTTGGTACCTGTACCGTGACCCTCGTTCCTCAGACTTTTACGCCGTCGTCATGGTGTGCGTGGTGGCCAGCAGCTACGCTTTGGGCACCTTcttcatgtttgtttattaCTGTCTGCTGCACCCCGACGGCCCTGTCTCAAGCTGGGGCTACATTGTGGAGAAGCAGGCGGCGGTAGAGACGCCggtgtccccgatgtccagcTTGCCCCCAGATGTGGTGAGCAGCCCCCCCAGGACCTTGCAGAGAAttaaagacagagagcaggGCTCCGGGCTGGACGGAGATGTGTTCCAGGTGCGACCGCCTCGAGGACCTCGGGCACCGGTACGCCACCCTTCACCCAGGACAGAGGGCCCTGTCATCCGAATAGACCTGCCCAGGAAGAGTTACCCTGCCTGGGATGCTCACTACATCGACCGGAGGCTGCGCAAAACCATCCTGGTGCTGGAAAGCGCCGCTCCGGTCGCGCCGCGGATTCAGTATCGCTGCCTGGGCACGCCCAAAGAAGTGATGGAGTATGAGACAACGGTGTGA
- the rap1aa gene encoding RAP1A, member of RAS oncogene family a, translating into MREYKLVVLGSGGVGKSALTVQFVQGIFVEKYDPTIEDSYRKQVEVDGQQCMLEILDTAGTEQFTAMRDLYMKNGQGFALVYSITAQSTFNDLQDLREQILRVKDTEDVPMILVGNKCDLEDERVVGKEQGQNLARQWSNCAFLETSAKSKINVNEIFYDLVRQINRKTPMEKKAKKKKDCTLL; encoded by the exons ATGCGCGAGTACAAGCTAGTAGTGCTGGGTTCAGGAGGCGTGGGAAAATCTGCACTG ACAGTCCAGTTTGTGCAAGGAATTTTTGTGGAGAAGTACGACCCTACAATTGAAGACTCCTACAGAAAG CAAGTGGAAGTTGACGGGCAGCAATGCATGTTGGAGATCTTGGACACAGCTGGAACA gAGCAGTTCACGGCCATGAGGGACCTCTATATGAAGAACGGGCAGGGGTTCGCTCTGGTCTACTCCATCACGGCACAGTCGACGTTTAATGACCTGCAAGACCTCCGGGAACAAATCCTGCGAGTGAAAGACACCGAGGAC GTCCCCATGATCTTGGTGGGGAATAAGTGCGACCTGGAAGATGAGCGAGTGGTGGGCAAGGAACAGGGTCAGAACTTGGCCCGCCAGTGGAGCAACTGTGCCTTTTTAGAGACGTCAGCTAAGTCAAAGATCAACGTGAATGAA ATTTTCTACGACCTGGTGCGACAAATCAACAGAAAAACGCCAATGGAAAAGAaggcaaaaaagaagaaggacTGTACGCTTCTCTAA